The Sagittula stellata E-37 sequence CTGAATCGTGGGCATGTAGACGTTATCCCCGTGCTTCTCACTTGGTGCCGGGGATCGGGCCCGGCGGGTTCAGGTCTGGACCTTTCCGTCCGGACGCCCGCGGGGCGCCCATGGAAAGGGCCGGTTCGGTGCGTCGCGGGCGCGCCGGGCAGAAACCCTTGCACACAAACGACTTTTGGTCCGCATCCGACCCCTTACCGGAGGGCCTACGCGGGGGCGTTCCAGAGGTCCCGGGCTTGCATCGCCCCGAACTTGATCGCAGTCTCTGTCATGAGACGGTGGTTCGGTATCAAACGGAAGCGCCCAGACAAAGCCCGGGCGCAACGGATTGAAGGCGCATATACGCAGAGTCGCCCCCCTTGTCAACAGCACCGCCCCCTGACCTGCCGGAAGCGGCCGGCATGCGCCCGTCAAGGCTGCGCGGCGCCGCCGCCGGACCGATGACAGACAGCGCTTCGGCGATGCTCCGCACCACTGGCCGCACCACATTCTCCGAATACGCCACCCATCGACGTGTCGCACGAACAGCCCGCCTGCGCATGTTCCGTCGACCTGCCGCCGCGCGGCGCCCCACAACGCACAACCGCCTCGCCCTCCGGCACGCGCGACAGCCCGATGACCGCGCCGCCGCAGCGCCCATCCCTGCCACATGATCCTTCGACCGGCCCCAGCCCCGCGCGTACGGGCTGGCGACAAAGCCGCGATGCACCGCCGCCCCAGCGTCCCGCATGCACCGCCGCCGCCTCTCAACAGCCCGCCGCAGCGCGACACCGTCCTTCATCTTGGCCCAAATACCTCCGCCGGAGGCGACCCGAGGAGAAGGCCGCAGGCCGCCGACGAGACATGAGGCGCGCGCGCCCGCGCGCCCCGCCGAACACCCCCGGCAGGCCATCGCTGGACAGCCGGGCCACCCCAAGGCACTCTCGCCGCGCACGCCGCCGGAGCCCTCAATGCAAGTGATCGGATTTTGTCGTTTCTCCTATCCCGCCGAAGGCGGCTTTCAGGTGGCGCATGACACGGCGGAGGCCCGCGCCGCCTACCTCTACGCCCCCGCGCGGATAGAGGAGCGGTTCCGCCACTTCGAAACCATCTGCCTGCCCTCGATCCGGGCGCAGACCGACCCGGATTTCCTTTTCGTCATCCTGATCGGCGACGCCATGCCCGCCCCCCTGCGCGCGCGGCTGGAGGCGCTGACCGCGGACATGCCGCAGGTCCGCATCCTCGCCCGTCCGCCCGGACCGCACCGCAGGGTCTGCCAGCAGGCGATCAACGCCGTCCGGGACATGAAGCAACCGAGCCTCCAGTTCCGTCACGACGACGACGACGCGGTGGCGCTGACTTTTGTCGAACGGCTGAAGGAGGCGGCACTCGACGCCGCCCCTCTGCTTGGAAAGAACCGTCACGTGGGCTTCGACTGGAACCGGGGCTACGTCGCCCGGCCGGATGCCGAAGGGATCTGCGGCGAGGTGCAGGTCACGCCGTTCTGGGGCGTCGCGCAAGCGGTCTACGTCCAGCCCGGCACCCGGCAGAGCGTGATGAACTTCGGCCACCAGAAGCTGATGACCTTCATGCCCTGCCTCACCTTCACCGACGAGGTGATGTACCTGCGCGGCCACAACGACCACAACGACTCCCGGCAAAAGAAACACGTCCGCCCGATCAGGCTGCCCCGCCTGAACGCAGAAGGCGAAGCGCTCCTGAAGGAACGCTTCGCCATTGATGCCGATCATGTCAGGCGCGTGTTCGGCGCCTGACCGAAGACCCGGACGACGTCAGCTCTCGCTGTCGGACAGGGTGACGTGGATGATCTCGCCATCGGCCTTGTCGGTGGCCAGCAGGAACGAGCCGTCCGCCAGCACCTCCACGTCGCGCACGCGTCCAAGATCGGTCAGCAGGCGCTCCTCCTCGGACACGGTGTCACCGTCCCAGCCGAGGCGCACGATGCCCGGCGCCACGAGCGCGCCGATCAGAAGGTCGCCGTCCCATTCCGGGAACATGTCGCCGTCGTAAAAGGTCATGTCGCCCGGCGCGATCACCGGGTCCCAGTAGTAGTCGGGCTGCTCCATGCCATCCTGGACCGCGACACCCTCGCTCACCTCCGAGCCGTCGTAGTTCACGCCGTAGGAGATCACCGGCCAGCCGTAGTTCTTGCCGGCTTCGGTGATGTTGATCTCGTCGCCGCCCGCCGGTCCGTGCTCCAGCGTGAACAACTGGTCGCCGCGCATGGCAGCGCCCTGCACGTTGCGGTGGCCGTAGGACCAGATCGTGTCGATGGCGTTCTCCTGCCCGACGAACGGGTTGTCCTCAGGGGTGGAGCCGTCCAGCGACACGCGCACCACCTTGCCGTAGGTGGTCGACAGGTCCTGCGCCTTCACACGCTCTTCCTCGGTAAAGTGCTCGCCCGTGGTGATGAAGGCGTGGCCGTTGCCGTCAAAGACGATCCGGCTGCCGTAGTGCATGGCTGCCGGGCTCGGCGGGTCCT is a genomic window containing:
- a CDS encoding putative rhamnosyl transferase translates to MQVIGFCRFSYPAEGGFQVAHDTAEARAAYLYAPARIEERFRHFETICLPSIRAQTDPDFLFVILIGDAMPAPLRARLEALTADMPQVRILARPPGPHRRVCQQAINAVRDMKQPSLQFRHDDDDAVALTFVERLKEAALDAAPLLGKNRHVGFDWNRGYVARPDAEGICGEVQVTPFWGVAQAVYVQPGTRQSVMNFGHQKLMTFMPCLTFTDEVMYLRGHNDHNDSRQKKHVRPIRLPRLNAEGEALLKERFAIDADHVRRVFGA
- a CDS encoding PQQ-dependent sugar dehydrogenase, which produces MTRISLTAMAALATTPAAAQTHEWGERNADFEPAFDSQTRAELVTSDYDYTQTVLAEGLEHPWAVEALPGDAGLLVTERPGRLRVVQMDGTVSEPVSGLPEIFNQSAGNSTQAGLLDVKVGPGFEEDRWIYFTYAKGMGDGTSVTAAARGKLSEDMTELTEVSDIFVQDPPSPAAMHYGSRIVFDGNGHAFITTGEHFTEEERVKAQDLSTTYGKVVRVSLDGSTPEDNPFVGQENAIDTIWSYGHRNVQGAAMRGDQLFTLEHGPAGGDEINITEAGKNYGWPVISYGVNYDGSEVSEGVAVQDGMEQPDYYWDPVIAPGDMTFYDGDMFPEWDGDLLIGALVAPGIVRLGWDGDTVSEEERLLTDLGRVRDVEVLADGSFLLATDKADGEIIHVTLSDSES